GTCAAGAGTATAGACCGCTTTAACCGACGGATATTGCGCACTGCTTGAATTATTACCGCTGTTTATGACGTCTATTTTATTCGCCACCTTTTCCTTAGTATGCAAGGCCGCCCGCATACCCTCGGCCGAAAGTTTCTTGCCCTCGTCGATATTATAATTTTCCGCTTTGAAATCCGTATCCGTCGCGTCGGTGTAATTATCTGCCATAAAAATCCCCCCTGTTTACCAAGTTTTTCATAAATGTCTGCAAATAAATAATTATACCTATATTATCTCTCACACGCAGACATTTGTCAAGCAAAAAGCATTCATTTACAAACCTAAATGACCTATCATAAATAAATGACCGGTCGGATATTTTGGAAAATCGTCAAAAATGAAGTGGCGCGGCAAAAGACCAGTTTTGAGTGGCTGTATTATAAAACCGGCATCACCAAAGGCACTTTTTCTTCCTGGAAAAACCGCGAAATTATCCCGCGCGCCGATGACGCCTACAAAATAGCCGCTGTCCTGCATGTCTCCGTCGAATACCTGCTGACCGGATCAGACCGGGTGAAAAAACAATCCAATCCCGGCCTGCAGGAAATTACCGAAAATCTGATCGGGCTGGACGCGCTGGACCTGAACGCTGTTTCCGCGCTGACACGAGCTCTGGCCGCGCGGTACGTTAAGCGCCGCTAGACCCGTATCGGCATAACCACGTAAGTAAAATCCTTGTTTTCCTTTGGAATTATCACGCCGGCCGAAGTTATGCCGTTCAAGACCAGTACAATATTGTCCTCCTGTATATTGCGTATAACGTCCAGAACGAGACGGACATTAAAAGCGATGGGCTGCATGTCCTCGCCCTCTTTTTGCACATCGACCAGCTCGGAAATATTGCCGATAGTCGGCGTGCTAGCCGTGATCAGAAGTTTTTGATCGACCATTTCCAGCTTAATAACGTTGGTCGACGCGCTGGCCACGATAGACGCCCTATCCGCGGCTTCCAGCAGGTCTTTGCGGGACATGACAATTCTGGTTTTTTGTTCTTTGGGTATGACGTTGCGATAATCCGGGAATTGGCCCTGAATTAAACGTGAAACCAAATACAAACTCTTGAAACTAAAAGAAATTTGTTTTTCAGTAATGGCAATATCCACGACACCCTGATAATCTTCCTGCTGAAGAATCCGGCTGATCTCCTGCAGGGCGCGTGACGGCACGATAACGCTTAGATTCCCCGCGGTGTCCTCGCTTAAAGTAGTTGTTTTTTTAGCCAGGCGAAAACCGTCAGTCGCCACAAAACGCAGCTCGTTTTTTTCTTTCTCAACCAGGATGCCGTTTAAAAAAGGCTTCCCTTCATCAAAAGACACCGCAATGATCGACTGCCGGATCATCTCGCGTAGCGCATCGGCTTCGATCTTTAAATTTTTGCCGCTTGTAACTTTTGACAGCACCGGAAAATCATCAATAGCCAGACCGTAAATATTTGGCTTGGACTGTTTAGAGGTAATTAAAATATTATGATTGCTATCGACCTTAAAAGAAACTTCGCCTTCGGATAATTTAGCAATAATGCTGCTCAAAGTCTTAGCCGGAGCCAGCACCGCGCCTTCTTCAATAACATTGGTGTCGATCGAAAACTCGATCCCGATCTCCAGGTCATTGGCGGTAAGTTTCAAGGAGTTATTTTTCGCTTCGAGCAAAATATTGCCGGCGATCTGCGCCACCGTGCTACGGATCGACACCGCCTTTTCCACGACCTGCACAGCATTGTTCAAATCAGCTTTTACACATTTGAATTCCATATTATTTAATACCTCCGTACATATATATAGGTTTAACAATAACAATAAAGACTGTGCATAACTGGATAACCGTAAAATTTTTTTAATTATAGCGAAAAATTTGATTTACGGCTACTGATAACTTATGCATAAGTATTGGAAAAAACGGTCGTTGCGGAGCGGAGTTTTTGGCGGAAAATATTTTACAAAAGATATCCACAGGGTATGCGCAAAATTGTTCGGAAAAAAATTATCGCGCCAGAATTTCTTTTTTGAGATTATTGACAAGGTCGAGCAAAGCATGGTCGGTCTTGATCGTTTCACGGATCTTATCGCAGGCATGAATGACCGTGCTGTGGTCGCGCCCGCCAAACGTATCGCCGATCTTTTCATTGGTCGCGCTGGTCAATTCCCGGGACAGGTACATGGCAATTTGTCTGGCTGTGGCGATCTCTTTTTTACGGATCTTGGCGGAAAGCTCCTCGATGTCAATTTTCATTTGTTCGGCGACAATTTGTTTGATCGTGCTGATGGTCACATGTTTATCCTGCGTCTGGATCAGGTCTTTAAGCAATTTGGCGGCAAAATCCACCGTGATCGGCGTCTGAAAAAAAGCCGTGTGCGCGACGAGCCGGTGCAGGACGCTTTCCAGATCGCGGACATTGGAAAAAGGCGCTTTGGCGATGTATTGAATGACGTCTTCCGGAATATTCGCGTTTTCGATAGTGCTGTCGCTCTCGACTTTTTTGCGCAGAACGGCCAGACGGGTCTCAAAATCCGGCGATTGAATATCGGTAATCAAGCCCCAGGCCATACGGGACTTCAGGCGCTCATCGATATCACGCAGGTCTTTGGGCGGCCGGTCAGAGTTGAGGATGATCTGTTTTTTGGTTTCGTACAGGGCGTTGAAAGTATTGAAAAATTCCTCCTGCGAACGATCTTTGCCCATGAGAAATTGAATGTCGTCGACAAGCAGAATATCCGCCATGCGAAACCGCGCGTAAAAGTTTTTCCAGCGGGCGACATCACTGCCGTCACGGATAATGCTGACGACCTCGTTCACAAAAGTTTCGGCGGTGACCAGCACGATTTTCAGCTTGGGATTAAGAGATAACGCGCGCTGGGCAATAGCGTGCATCAGGTGTGTCTTGCCCAGCCCCGGGCCACCGTAGGTAAAGAGCGGATTGTAGGCTATGAAAGGTTTTTCCGCGACAGCCAGAGCCGCGGCGTGCGCGAAGCGCGTATTGTTGCCGACGACGAAAGTTTCAAAAGTATATTTGGGATTGAATTTGACCAGGGCTTCGGCGGGAACTTCTTCGGCGGCAGACGGGAGCTGCCGGACGACCGGCGCCGGGCTTAACTCGGGCGCCGCCGGCACAACGCGGACATCCAGCGCGATATTTTGCCGAAAGTCGCGTGTAAAAATTTCCTGCAAAAGCGGCTCGCGCTCTTTGAGCCACAGCGCCATGACGTCTGACGGCACGGAAACGGCCAAAACCCCGTCAGCCAGAGAGAGCGGCGCAATGGAAGTTTTAAACATCTGAAAGCCGGGTCCGGTCAGCGCAGTTTTAAGTTTTTCCAGTAGAACCGGCCAAAAAGAATCCATAGAACCCCAAAACACCCAAAATTTATCCCCCGAGGTGGAGAAGTATTTTACACCGATAAAAAAAAATGTCAAATTGACAGTGGAAATACGCCCCGCCGTGCACAAGGCCGGGGCTGTGTTGATAAGCAAGATTGGTCAAAAAAAGCCGCGCGTGCTAAAATCAAGAAAGTTTGGCGGCAAAAATGAGCGAAAAAATCACGGACTATTCAGACTACGATTACAAAAAATTTTTCTGGGAAAAAGGCGACCGGCAATACGAGGATTTTTGCGACCACCTGGCGGCGCGCCGGCTTTTGCCCGAGCGCGGAGAAAAATTCCTCGATGTCTGCGGCGGCTTCGGACGTCTGGCGGATGTTTACCTGCCGCGTTTTGCGGACTGCACGCTCTTCGACTACGCGCCAAAAATGCTGGATCTGGCCAAAGCCGCGCACGGCGCAAAACTAAAGACCGCGCAGGGCTCGGCGTATAAGCTGCCTTTTGCCGCTGGAGAATTTGACGCGGCGCTGCTGGTGCGCGCCTCGCATCATTTGACAGACCTGTCGGCGGCGGTCGCGGAGATCGCGCGCGTGCTGAAACCCGGCGGACGCGCCGTCATCGAGATCGCCAACAAAAGAAATATTCTGGAGATTTTGCGCTGGGGTGTAGGCCGGTCTAAAATGCGGCCTTTTGCGCTTGAGCCGGCAAGCCGCAATGCCAAAGGTTTTTATAATTTTCACCCGCGTTACGCGGAAGAAATTTTTAAGCGAAATAATCTGCGGGTCAAAAAAGCTCTCGGCGCGTCCAATTTCCGCCTGCCGCTTTTGAAAAAAATTCTGGGCGCGCCGCTGCTCTGTTTCCTGGAACGCCTCGCGCAAGGCGTCTCCGGCCGGCTGAAGTTAAGCCCGTCGATTTATTATTTGCTGGAGAGACAATAGCCTTGCCGGGCAGCCTTTAAGTAGCCATTGTCCGGATAGTCTTTGATTTTTTGAAAATCAAAAAAAATGGTTCCGGACAATGTCGGAAATATTTTGGCCAAAGGTTTGGCTAAAAAGGCTGGAAATGGACGAAAATCTCCGCCACCGAAATG
The genomic region above belongs to Candidatus Margulisiibacteriota bacterium and contains:
- a CDS encoding helix-turn-helix domain-containing protein; translated protein: MTGRIFWKIVKNEVARQKTSFEWLYYKTGITKGTFSSWKNREIIPRADDAYKIAAVLHVSVEYLLTGSDRVKKQSNPGLQEITENLIGLDALDLNAVSALTRALAARYVKRR
- the dnaN gene encoding DNA polymerase III subunit beta, with translation MEFKCVKADLNNAVQVVEKAVSIRSTVAQIAGNILLEAKNNSLKLTANDLEIGIEFSIDTNVIEEGAVLAPAKTLSSIIAKLSEGEVSFKVDSNHNILITSKQSKPNIYGLAIDDFPVLSKVTSGKNLKIEADALREMIRQSIIAVSFDEGKPFLNGILVEKEKNELRFVATDGFRLAKKTTTLSEDTAGNLSVIVPSRALQEISRILQQEDYQGVVDIAITEKQISFSFKSLYLVSRLIQGQFPDYRNVIPKEQKTRIVMSRKDLLEAADRASIVASASTNVIKLEMVDQKLLITASTPTIGNISELVDVQKEGEDMQPIAFNVRLVLDVIRNIQEDNIVLVLNGITSAGVIIPKENKDFTYVVMPIRV
- the dnaA gene encoding chromosomal replication initiator protein DnaA, translated to MDSFWPVLLEKLKTALTGPGFQMFKTSIAPLSLADGVLAVSVPSDVMALWLKEREPLLQEIFTRDFRQNIALDVRVVPAAPELSPAPVVRQLPSAAEEVPAEALVKFNPKYTFETFVVGNNTRFAHAAALAVAEKPFIAYNPLFTYGGPGLGKTHLMHAIAQRALSLNPKLKIVLVTAETFVNEVVSIIRDGSDVARWKNFYARFRMADILLVDDIQFLMGKDRSQEEFFNTFNALYETKKQIILNSDRPPKDLRDIDERLKSRMAWGLITDIQSPDFETRLAVLRKKVESDSTIENANIPEDVIQYIAKAPFSNVRDLESVLHRLVAHTAFFQTPITVDFAAKLLKDLIQTQDKHVTISTIKQIVAEQMKIDIEELSAKIRKKEIATARQIAMYLSRELTSATNEKIGDTFGGRDHSTVIHACDKIRETIKTDHALLDLVNNLKKEILAR
- a CDS encoding class I SAM-dependent methyltransferase, giving the protein MSEKITDYSDYDYKKFFWEKGDRQYEDFCDHLAARRLLPERGEKFLDVCGGFGRLADVYLPRFADCTLFDYAPKMLDLAKAAHGAKLKTAQGSAYKLPFAAGEFDAALLVRASHHLTDLSAAVAEIARVLKPGGRAVIEIANKRNILEILRWGVGRSKMRPFALEPASRNAKGFYNFHPRYAEEIFKRNNLRVKKALGASNFRLPLLKKILGAPLLCFLERLAQGVSGRLKLSPSIYYLLERQ